The Candidatus Cloacimonadota bacterium genome includes the window AAAATTATTAATATGTTTTGAATTTGATTTTTTGATAATTGTAATTTATTTGAATTTTGTTATTTGGATTTTGGAATTTTATTATAAAGTAACTGCACCTTCTCTTACAACCTTAATTTTTTGGTTCACAACTTTTACAATTGTTGAGGGTTTGTTTGTAAATGTGTGAATTTTATCAATAACAATTCCATCAATCTGAGATTCAAATTTTGTGATAATATCTTCTGTTTTTAGTGCTTCTTTCTCTCCAGAGATATTTATACTTGTACTAATTATAGGTGTCCCAACTTTATTTATTATTTCGCGTGTAATCTCATTTCCTACAAGCCGAACAGCAATGGTTTTGTTATAACAAATCGGTCTTTGCCAATACTTTTTTTTTGCATTAAGTATAATTGTGAGAGGTCCAGGCCAGTATTTTTTTATCAATTCATTTTCAGAAGTAGAGATGCTGCAAACGAGAGAATGGATTTGTGAGAAATTACCAATCAAAACTATAAACCCGGATTTTTCTTTTCGTTTTTTCATTACTTCAATTTTTTTAATAGCAGTTTCAGATGATATTATTGCACCAAATCCGTATAGATTTTCAGTTGGATGGATTAGGATTTTTCCCTCTTGTAAAATTTGCGAAGCTTGCTTGATTTTTCTTTCTTCAATTCGGTTTACGAATATTATTTTTTTCATCTGAAAATCACTTTTTCTTTATCTCAATTCGGGATAAACCCGTCCCCAATTCAATTGGGGATACCCACCAGTCCCGATTTATCGCGACTCCGTCTCGGAGTTGGCGGGTAGCAACAGGTTTATCCTGTTGCTGCTTCTTTAAGCCACCTGAAATTTTCATGCTCCTTTGTGTCTGCTTGCTGACATGTGGGTTTCATCTGAAAATCCCTTTTTTGCCACGAATTTACCCTGTGAAATCCTTCAAAGAAGGAATCCCGACATATCGGGATTATTTCACAGGGCGAGCACGAACTAACACGAACAATATTTTACTTATAAAATTAAATCTATTTAAAATTATTAGTAATTTTCATTCTTCTTTCAGGCTCGGCGTCCAGACGGGTGCGTCTCAATTTTTTTCGGGACATGAACTTTTCATCTGAAATAGTACGCAGGTTACACACCCCGTCCTCCGATTTCATCGGAGTCCACCCCTCTCAAGAGGGGAAATCCCGATTCCCGCCTGCCATAGTCCCAATGGAATCGGGACGGCGGGCAGGTATCGGGAAGGGGTGTGTTATTTTCATTCTTTTTTGTGCCTCTGATTTATCGCTGGAATGATAAGCACGCCCTATCATCTTAGATAATCCAATGGGTCAACAGCCTTACCAACCTTGCGCAATTCAAAATATAAGCAATCCTCATCAAGAAATAAGTTATGCCCGGAATATGCAATAATTTGTCCTTGTTCTACTCTTTGTCCTTTGTTCACGGCTAATCTGTAATTGTATCCATAAAGGCTGTAAAATCCATTCTGATGATCAATAATAACTAAATTCCCTTTATTTTCAAACCAGTTAGAAAAAGCAACAATTCCTGAAGCAATACTTTTTACAGGGGTTCCAACTTCTGCTTGAATGTATATTCCTTTACTGGCAATTGTGGTTTTTGAATTATTTGGTCTTATAACTCCAAACTCTTGAATGATATTACCGCAAACAGGCCATATAATACCTTTTTTAAATTTAAAGCTATATTCTCTACCATGTTTTTCTGCTTCTATTTGCTCCAGAAAATCTTCCAATGAAGTAATTCCTTCCTTCAAACTTTTCATCTGATTTTTGTAATCATCCTGTAAATTAACAAGTAAATTCAATTCCTCCTGCTTAGATCCCTTTTTAGAAAGAGCATAATTGTAATTTTCCTGATTGCTTCTAATTCTATTTCTAATATTTTGAATATTCTTTTCTTTTTTTAAACTAATATTTTTTTGGGCTAAGTAGTCCCGGCTAAGATTACAAAGATTTGTTAGAATTAAATTTGAACACATTTTAATATTGGAAATACTTGAATTCCTTATACAGTTTTGATTCAGATAAATGCTACTTACATAAAATATATTTAGATTTTTTATGATATTGTTAAGCAGAATTTTGTTTTCTGAAATATCTTTTTTGCTTTTATTAATAATGGCATTGACTTCTTTTAGTTCATGCTCTTTAGAGATTTTCTGCTCATTCAAACTTTCTATAATACATCTTAGATTATAAATTTTCCTTTCTAATTCTTTTTCTATTTTTTCTTGTGCCTTTTTATCTTTATTAATTTCTTGCAATGCATTCTGTATAGATTCAATCTCTTGCTCTAATTCAGCAACACGCTCTTTAGTAGTTTGAGTGATATCTGCTATAGAGAATTGAAAGCATAGCAAAAAAGATAAGAAAAATATAACGTATTTCATAAAAATCAACTAAAAAAAACTGAAATATTTCTGTCAAAAAATAAAAAAATTTGACTTATTAAAATGATAAACAAAAAGAGTGTAATATAAATTTAGTTTACATTTAAGTATTAATTTTAAAAATGAAATTTAATGGAGGAAAAATGGAAAAGACTTATAAAGCCATAGATGGAAACACAGCAGCAACGCATGTGGCTTATGCTTTTAGTGAAGTTGCTGCAATTTATCCAATAACACCTTCATCGCCAATGGGAGAATTAGCAGATGCATGGGCTGCGCAAGGTAGAAAAAATATCTTTGGACAAACGCTTGATG containing:
- a CDS encoding L-threonylcarbamoyladenylate synthase, with the protein product MKKIIFVNRIEERKIKQASQILQEGKILIHPTENLYGFGAIISSETAIKKIEVMKKRKEKSGFIVLIGNFSQIHSLVCSISTSENELIKKYWPGPLTIILNAKKKYWQRPICYNKTIAVRLVGNEITREIINKVGTPIISTSINISGEKEALKTEDIITKFESQIDGIVIDKIHTFTNKPSTIVKVVNQKIKVVREGAVTL
- a CDS encoding peptidoglycan DD-metalloendopeptidase family protein — its product is MKYVIFFLSFLLCFQFSIADITQTTKERVAELEQEIESIQNALQEINKDKKAQEKIEKELERKIYNLRCIIESLNEQKISKEHELKEVNAIINKSKKDISENKILLNNIIKNLNIFYVSSIYLNQNCIRNSSISNIKMCSNLILTNLCNLSRDYLAQKNISLKKEKNIQNIRNRIRSNQENYNYALSKKGSKQEELNLLVNLQDDYKNQMKSLKEGITSLEDFLEQIEAEKHGREYSFKFKKGIIWPVCGNIIQEFGVIRPNNSKTTIASKGIYIQAEVGTPVKSIASGIVAFSNWFENKGNLVIIDHQNGFYSLYGYNYRLAVNKGQRVEQGQIIAYSGHNLFLDEDCLYFELRKVGKAVDPLDYLR